From Besnoitia besnoiti strain Bb-Ger1 chromosome X, whole genome shotgun sequence, one genomic window encodes:
- a CDS encoding hypothetical protein (encoded by transcript BESB_018450): protein MVACGPAASLKNTATHVIDVPLSASHRQIHEAFFDAFLTPQQLSAYIRNAVAKALDLLPHRVQVWPLAGSLHTVRTGCGIAQLRLLGPDLDSEKTRDEQSSHQALGESFAKQLFDPLSFLNTDIFANLQTTGVPFKLAHRLLEAPGVVETVDLLELNARARQLSGKWPRFLPQVTVEDTDDLLAVFGSRLTAVSTVVELRQMAHEASNSEDSTHWETVDALVASAVDEVLRTSRSQECSTSATISSATPQNGFANRSIEWRLCYSAGVHNLSDILKNTVAKREQLTDEIGRKIRLWTRNTPESELVVRQEVEMVSPLLDLIDGLLHTVTVQGVALTQPQPKSVHNFLFPFVVAHHLNSITARRDQRSFVCTPVRLADPLGLVQVFRCGDTEKGFLQFPLAMPQQIDSALLEKAICSWVRREFETSECSVAVHPGMRFRPGRFSPFEGVECSWIQLSGVGLPELQEAYNRNTSAILTDMGASVSAALSPAISSARVLVSKVIPVSQARGEVPAVSFRVMILPDLSCREDSAAEAMDRLRMEDAVHQVLFDEYVLKRLMPRLETVGAFEAHLMANNVKLLHSQPLPVAEDLDLVKEDLILWQVTMEDIMTAYGTIGHFSQYITSTLATAFRVSHARFVVVRIWTKPHPLRFRRPWESLLPGRSVTVVRIAIRSPDETTDITERLYHPRFLQLLLEQQLRQRNKNNGMRRFLVDGLKHLLNRNHVRVSARCAFTHLVH, encoded by the coding sequence ATGGTGGCATGTGGTCCTGCTGCATCCCTTAAGAACACAGCCACACACGTCATCGatgtgcctctctctgcttcacACCGGCAAATACACGAGGCCTTCTTTGACGCGTTCTTAACCCCGCAACAACTCAGCGCCTATATCCGCAACGCTGTTGCCAAAGCGTTGGATCTCCTGCCTCATCGAGTTCAAGTTTGGCCTCTGGCTGGGTCCCTGCATACGGTTCGTACGGGCTGTGGAATTGCGCAACTGAGGCTTCTTGGCCCTGATTTAGACTCTGAGAAAACTCGTGACGAACAAAGCAGCCATCAAGCTCTCGGAGAAAGCTTTGCGAAGCAGCTATTTGACCCCTTGAGTTTTCTAAATACCGATATTTTCGCGAACCTCCAAACCACCGGTGTCCCATTTAAGCTCGCTCATCGTTTGCTTGAAGCACCTGGAGTGGTTGAAACTGTTGACTTGCTCGAGCTCAATGCTCGAGCACGTCAGCTTTCAGGAAAGTGGCCTCGTTTTCTGCCGCAAGTAACGGTGGAGGATACAGACGATTTGCTGGCTGTCTTCGGCAGCCGATTGACGGCAGTGTCAACAGTTGTCGAGCTGAGGCAGATGGCACATGAGGCCTCGAATTCGGAGGACAGCACGCACTGGGAGACGGTCGATGCATTAGTCGCCTCTGCCGTGGACGAAGTTTTACGGACTTCGAGGAGCCAGGAATGCAGCACTAGTGCCACGATAAGCTCTGCCACACCGCAGAATGGGTTTGCCAATCGTTCTATCGAGTGGAGGCTGTGCTACAGCGCGGGAGTACATAACCTTTCTGACATTCTAAAGAACACTGTTGCGAAACGAGAGCAATTAACAGATGAGATTGGAAGGAAAATTCGCCTTTGGACAAGAAACACGCCGGAGTCTGAGCTTGTCGTGCGACAAGAAGTGGAGATGGTCAGCCCATTGCTGGACCTCATTGATGGCTTGCTCCACACCGTAACTGTCCAAGGAGTCGCTCTCACTCAGCCTCAGCCCAAGAGTGTCCACAATTTCCTGTTTCCATTCGTGGTAGCTCACCATCTCAATTCTATTACTGCAAGGCGAGATCAGCGGTCCTTTGTGTGCACCCCAGTGCGCCTTGCGGATCCGCTTGGTCTCGTACAAGTTTTCAGGTGTGGGGACACAGAGAAAGGGTTCCTCCAGTTTCCTCTCGCCATGCCGCAACAGATTGATTCTGCCTTGCTTGAGAAAGCAATTTGCTCGTGGGTTCGTCGCGAGTTCGAAACCTCTGAGTGCAGCGTTGCAGTGCACCCGGGCATGCGCTTCCGCCCTGGCCGTTTTTCTCCGTTCGAGGGTGTGGAGTGCTCTTGGATTCAGCTTAGTGGAGTCGGGCTGCCAGAGCTGCAGGAAGCATACAACCGGAATACCAGTGCGATCTTGACAGACATGGGCGCCTCAGTATCCGCGGCTCTGTCACCGGCTATCAGCTCCGCGAGGGTTTTAGTGTCAAAGGTTATTCCTGTTAGTCAGGCGAGGGGCGAAGTTCCTGCTGTCAGTTTTCGCGTGATGATTCTGCCGGATTTATCTTGCAGAGAGGACAGTGCAGCAGAAGCCATGGATCGACTGCGAATGGAAGACGCCGTCCACCAGGTGTTGTTCGACGAATATGTACTAAAGAGGCTAATGCCACGCCTTGAAACCGTTGGCGCATTCGAGGCTCATCTGATGGCGAACAACGTGAAGCTTCTCCACTCGCAACCCCTTCCCGTCGCCGAAGACCTCGATCTAGTAAAAGAGGACCTGATACTTTGGCAGGTCACTATGGAGGATATTATGACAGCCTATGGAACAATAGGTCACTTCAGCCAGTACATCACTTCCACGCTAGCAACAGCGTTTCGTGTCTCCCATGCTCGCTTCGTGGTGGTTCGAATCTGGACGAAACCACACCCGCTTCGATTTCGACGACCGTGGGAATCGCTTCTCCCAGGACGCAGTGTTACGGTAGTGCGCATCGCTATTCGGTCGCCGGATGAGACAACAGATATTACAGAGAGACTCTACCATCCAAGATTCCTGCAGCTTTTGCTGGAACAACAACTCCGACAGCGGAATAAAAACAATGGGATGCGGCGATTTCTGGTTGATGGGCTGAAACATCTGCTCAACAGAAACCATGTGAGGGTGTCTGCACGGTGCGCCTTCACACACCTTGTCCATTAG